A genomic window from Vagococcus sp. CY52-2 includes:
- the ymfI gene encoding elongation factor P 5-aminopentanone reductase — translation MNYVLVTGASGDIGEACVKLLAKKGYSVYCHYFRNEQKIKSLLSDLILKYPKQDFFALQADLSSPKSVEQLTKDMFQLHAIIFAHGDTVYKLLSDTTPDEMTHLWHTHVYNPIRLCQLCQPKLTQHSHSQIVFISSVYGLIGSSMEVMYSTVKGAQIAFVKSYAKEVASMNLTINAIAPGAVDTSMNTLWSKEEKQSLLLDIPLNRLAQPKEVASLVSYLLSEDASYITGSTIPLTGGWSV, via the coding sequence ATGAACTATGTTTTAGTAACTGGTGCAAGTGGTGACATTGGTGAGGCGTGTGTAAAGCTGTTAGCAAAGAAAGGATATTCAGTCTATTGCCATTACTTTCGCAATGAACAAAAAATTAAGTCTTTATTATCTGATTTAATCTTAAAGTATCCAAAACAGGATTTCTTTGCTCTTCAAGCTGACCTAAGTTCTCCAAAATCTGTGGAGCAGCTAACAAAAGATATGTTTCAATTGCATGCTATCATTTTTGCTCATGGAGATACGGTATACAAATTACTTTCTGATACAACGCCTGATGAGATGACACATTTATGGCATACTCATGTTTATAATCCCATCAGGTTATGCCAATTATGCCAGCCAAAATTAACGCAACACTCCCATAGTCAAATTGTTTTTATCAGTTCAGTCTATGGTCTGATTGGCAGTTCCATGGAAGTTATGTATAGTACAGTTAAAGGAGCTCAAATTGCTTTTGTTAAATCTTATGCAAAAGAAGTCGCCTCGATGAACCTAACAATCAATGCAATTGCTCCAGGAGCTGTTGATACAAGCATGAATACGTTGTGGTCTAAAGAAGAAAAACAATCATTACTCTTAGATATACCACTTAATCGTTTAGCACAGCCAAAAGAAGTTGCCTCACTTGTTTCCTACTTACTTAGTGAAGACGCATCTTATATTACAGGTTCAACCATCCCGCTAACCGGTGGGTGGTCCGTTTAA
- the yfmH gene encoding EF-P 5-aminopentanol modification-associated protein YfmH, with the protein MEKNYYPSINETLYTEVLPNGLEVMLLPKEDFHKTYGLFTTNYGSIDSEFVPIGQKEFITVPDGIAHFLEHKLFEKEDEDVFQKFGRQGAASNAFTSFTRTSYLFSSTDNVMQNIETLIDFVQTPYFTEESVQKEKGIIGQEIQMYQDEPNWRLFFGILNNMYPKHPLHIDIAGTIESIEPITAEDLYTCYNTFYHPSNMNLFIVGKMNPEEMMTFIKENQAAKEFPKATEIKRHFPKETADDIVKEDSITLSVNRPKAIVGLKGLDTPPVDGFERLKYQTTIQLLLQLLFGMSSENYLAMYNSGLIDDSFSFEFSFDRSFHFADFSSDTDEPERFANQIINYLLKSEDSPELTKQNLDLAKKKMIGKHLKSLDSLEYIANQFSGMKYGDTTLFDLVTVINSIELSDIKAVHQSFVRPEALSRFFIYPEER; encoded by the coding sequence ATGGAAAAAAACTATTATCCTTCTATTAATGAAACACTTTATACTGAAGTTTTACCAAATGGTTTAGAAGTGATGTTATTACCAAAAGAAGATTTCCATAAAACATATGGATTATTTACAACAAACTATGGCTCAATTGACAGTGAATTTGTGCCCATTGGACAAAAAGAATTCATAACTGTCCCCGATGGCATTGCTCATTTTTTGGAGCATAAATTATTTGAAAAAGAGGACGAAGATGTTTTCCAAAAGTTTGGACGACAAGGGGCTGCGTCAAACGCTTTTACAAGTTTTACTCGCACAAGCTACCTATTCTCAAGTACTGATAATGTGATGCAAAATATCGAAACATTAATCGATTTTGTTCAAACACCCTATTTCACTGAAGAATCGGTTCAAAAGGAAAAAGGGATTATTGGTCAAGAAATCCAAATGTATCAAGATGAACCAAATTGGCGATTGTTTTTTGGTATTTTAAATAATATGTACCCAAAACACCCATTACATATTGATATTGCTGGAACCATTGAAAGTATTGAACCTATCACAGCAGAAGATTTATATACTTGCTACAATACATTTTATCATCCAAGTAATATGAACCTCTTTATTGTTGGTAAAATGAACCCTGAAGAAATGATGACTTTTATTAAAGAAAATCAAGCTGCAAAAGAATTTCCAAAAGCAACCGAAATCAAACGTCATTTTCCGAAAGAAACAGCGGATGATATTGTCAAAGAAGATAGTATCACCCTATCTGTTAATCGACCTAAGGCTATTGTTGGCTTAAAAGGACTGGATACACCACCTGTTGATGGCTTTGAACGGTTGAAATACCAGACAACCATTCAATTATTATTACAATTATTATTTGGTATGAGTTCTGAAAACTATTTAGCAATGTACAATAGTGGTTTAATTGATGATAGCTTTTCTTTCGAATTTTCGTTCGATCGTAGTTTCCATTTTGCAGATTTCAGCTCAGATACTGATGAGCCTGAACGATTTGCAAATCAAATTATCAATTACTTATTAAAATCTGAGGACAGTCCTGAATTAACAAAACAAAATTTAGATTTGGCTAAGAAAAAAATGATTGGAAAGCATCTAAAATCTTTAGATTCCCTTGAATATATTGCCAATCAATTTAGTGGGATGAAATACGGTGACACGACATTATTTGATTTAGTGACTGTTATTAATAGTATTGAATTAAGTGATATTAAAGCCGTCCATCAGTCATTTGTCAGGCCAGAAGCATTAAGTCGTTTCTTCATTTATCCCGAAGAAAGGTAA
- the yfmF gene encoding EF-P 5-aminopentanol modification-associated protein YfmF → MTIKLNNQVNLHIIPTNKYKTVRIVVRFATPVDAITSSKRSLLASLMETNSLNFPDQVALSKKLAELYGAGFYVSVNRTGNQHYLSIGLNVINDNIAPNGVSILEDSVEFLKEIIFNPNIKNNAFDTETFAREKENLIVDIESIFDDKQTYAAMSLQNLFFSDNKNQKTPSFGDIEQIKQETPESIAEYYTDMIAHDKIDILVSGNVEEGYVERCFKNFGFVDREDMKTDLFYKQPFKNIIQQKSEVLPVVQSKLNIGYHCDVYYHDDMYFPLMVFNGLFGGFPHSKLFLNVREKHSLAYYASSSIDPFRGFISVQTGIDSSNRERVLRLVNEQLKDMTAGEFSDELLEQTKKMLINQYLLSSDNQRAVVEQHYLFSNVPYADLSQEEWMKKMNTVTKEDVQDVATGINLQAVYFMEGGK, encoded by the coding sequence ATGACAATTAAATTAAATAACCAGGTAAATTTACATATTATTCCTACCAATAAATATAAAACTGTTCGTATTGTCGTTCGTTTCGCTACACCTGTTGATGCGATAACAAGTAGTAAACGTTCTTTACTTGCCAGCTTAATGGAAACAAATAGTTTAAACTTTCCTGATCAAGTAGCACTTAGTAAAAAATTAGCTGAATTATACGGTGCAGGGTTTTATGTTAGTGTGAATCGTACAGGGAATCAACATTATTTAAGCATTGGTTTGAATGTGATAAATGATAACATCGCACCAAATGGCGTGTCTATTTTAGAAGATTCTGTTGAATTTTTAAAGGAAATTATTTTTAATCCAAATATTAAAAATAATGCCTTTGATACTGAAACCTTTGCTCGTGAAAAAGAAAACTTAATAGTTGATATTGAATCAATTTTTGATGATAAGCAAACTTATGCTGCCATGTCTTTACAAAATCTTTTCTTTTCTGATAATAAAAATCAAAAAACACCAAGTTTTGGAGACATTGAACAAATCAAACAAGAAACACCTGAATCTATTGCTGAATATTATACTGACATGATTGCTCATGACAAAATTGATATTCTAGTAAGTGGCAATGTTGAAGAAGGCTATGTCGAACGTTGTTTTAAAAATTTTGGATTTGTAGATAGAGAAGACATGAAAACCGATTTGTTTTATAAGCAACCTTTTAAAAATATTATCCAACAAAAAAGTGAAGTATTACCAGTTGTTCAATCTAAATTAAATATTGGCTATCACTGTGATGTTTATTATCATGATGACATGTATTTTCCATTAATGGTTTTTAACGGATTATTTGGTGGATTTCCACATTCTAAATTGTTCTTAAATGTTCGTGAAAAACATAGTCTCGCTTACTATGCAAGTAGTTCAATTGACCCTTTCCGTGGATTTATTAGTGTCCAAACTGGGATTGATAGTTCAAACCGTGAACGTGTTTTACGTTTAGTTAATGAGCAATTAAAAGACATGACTGCTGGTGAGTTTTCAGATGAATTACTTGAGCAAACAAAAAAAATGTTAATCAATCAATACTTACTATCATCTGATAATCAACGTGCTGTTGTAGAACAACACTATCTGTTCTCAAATGTTCCTTACGCAGATTTATCTCAAGAGGAATGGATGAAGAAAATGAACACTGTTACAAAAGAAGATGTACAGGATGTAGCAACAGGAATTAATCTACAAGCAGTTTACTTCATGGAAGGAGGAAAATAA
- the mscL gene encoding large conductance mechanosensitive channel protein MscL: MVKEFKEFIARGSVIDMAVGIIIGGAFTSVVNALVDGMITPIIGLIISFLFPGAETVEDATKGLTFIVNGVTFDYGKLISAIITFLITAFVLFIIVKSVNKAETLMSKPEEEEEQKEEEQAETTEDVLKDIRQLLASQVATDTKDEKTEGKK; this comes from the coding sequence ATGGTAAAAGAATTTAAGGAATTTATTGCACGTGGAAGTGTGATAGATATGGCGGTAGGTATTATTATTGGTGGGGCCTTCACAAGTGTTGTTAATGCATTAGTTGATGGAATGATTACACCGATTATTGGTTTAATTATCAGTTTTTTATTTCCAGGTGCAGAAACAGTAGAAGATGCAACAAAAGGTTTGACATTTATAGTTAATGGTGTAACGTTTGACTATGGTAAACTTATCTCAGCAATTATTACATTTTTGATTACAGCTTTTGTTTTGTTTATTATTGTTAAATCTGTTAATAAAGCAGAGACTCTAATGAGTAAACCAGAAGAAGAGGAAGAACAAAAAGAAGAAGAACAAGCCGAAACAACTGAGGATGTTTTAAAAGATATTCGCCAGTTATTAGCAAGCCAAGTAGCAACTGATACAAAAGATGAGAAAACTGAAGGTAAAAAATAA